The following nucleotide sequence is from Endozoicomonas sp. GU-1.
TGACCCAGACATAGTCCAATACTGGCCCATGAAGCTCTTCAAGTTGTTGCCATACCGCCGGATTCTGGTCCCGATAGACAACACCTTTCATCAGGTTGACCACAACGACACCCAGATTGGCGTTCCCCTGTGATGGGGCTGATTCATTCTTACTCATTTCTTATGACGAAGTTGTTGATGGGTAAAAGACCATTAACGGGTAAAAATCACCGAAGGCATCCACGCCGCTTTGGTGTTCCCGGTATTGTCCAGCCACTGAACCGCTTGATTATGTTCAGCGTTGATTACCGCCCGATCCGATTCAGCCGCGATATGTAAGTAGGCGACCACTTCACTTAATCCTTTTTTCACCGGGTAGAGTTCCAGCAGTTCTGCCAGGGTGATTTGTGACCGGGTCTGCAGGGCGAAGCGAATCTGGCTTTTCAGGGCCTGCTCATCCACATAGTGCTGATTATAGAGTGCGCTGGTGTCCACATCACCCTGACCCTCTTCCGGCACTTCATCAATCACCGGGCGCAGGGCGGGGCGGAACAGCCCCCGGCCCATGGGCAGCTCCACTTCCGGTTTTAATGGCGACAGTGTGGTGAACAGTTTATCCGGTGGCGGGTGCTGGCGAATGGTGATGGCATTCTGCTCAATATCCCGGACAATCTCCATAATCCGGCGGTTTTCCAGCCAGGCCTGGTCATCCAGGTAGCGGCGTAACTGTTCCACTAACAGGGCGCAGGTGCTGTTCACTTTTTCTCCGGCTTCCAGCAGACGAAAACGGATGCCGTCCAGCAAAGGGTCTTTGTCACTGTTGAGGCTATTGATTTCCGGCAGCCGGAGGACTTTTTGCAATGTCTCCTGCAATTCATCCTGGCTGACCGGGGACATCAGCCAGCTCCAAAAAGCCTTGAAGCTGCGCCCCTGGTCCGATTCGGTAATGGCATCCTGCTCGGAGAAAATAGTGTCCAGCATCTGGCCCTTACCGCTGCTGCTGGTGGTGATTCGCTCCCTGACGCCCCGGTCCAGTGCCCGGAAGTTCTCTTCCACCTGACGGAAGTCAGACAACAGTTGTCGTGCGGTATCTTCTGCCTGCAGGAATTTTTCCTTGATACGGGTGCCGTCGTGAGGGGTGACATGACCTTCACGCAGCTGGGCAATCTGTCGTTCAATGGCGGTCTTTTCCTGCTCTAATTGTTGAATGCGCAGGGTGGGGTCGGTTTCGGTCTCATCGGCAATCTCCCGCAGTAGCCGGAAAATGGTCAGCAGTCTGGACTCGGTGCCGACAAATTGCTTCTGCTCAAAACTGGCAATCCACTCAATTACTTTTTCGGTGGCGGGGGTCAGGTCAAACAGCGGTTCATCGCCCATACTGGCGGGTGGGTAGTACTTTCTTAAATACCCTTGTTCACCGGCAGACCAGTTGTTGAGATACTCCGCCCTTTTTTGGGGTAGCGGTTCTCCCCGGTGGTTTCCCGTAAATGGTGCAGGTAGTCGTCCAGTTTCGTGGCCAGCTCTTCTGCCGCCACCGAGCGTTGGTTGGTGGCAATAAAGGCACGGTGGAGGAAACTGATAATCAGCGGTGCGCTGTCCGCCTGCAACAGTCGCCAGGCCGGGTGGCTGCGCAGGCCCAAGATACGGTTGAAGTCCATGGGGCAGAATGAATAATAAATAGTGGTTGTGATGGTAGTTGATTGCGGTAGCTTATTCCATAACTTCGCTGTTGTTCTCTACTCAGTCAGAGAGTTTTAGCCCTCTTTTCCCGATACCTGTTCTCATGCTTACGCCATAAGCTTTTTGCCTTTACAATAGTCAGCCATAAGATCGAATGAATGCCGGGAAGGATCATGACTGACAGTGGCAAGCAAAAGCATGATGGCACGACGCACTTTGGTTATCGTGATGTGCCAGAGAGTGATAAAGAAGGGCTGGTAGCGGGTGTCTTTCACTCGGTAGCCAGCCGCTATGATGTGATGAATGATCTGATGTCCATGGGCATTCACCGGCTCTGGAAGCGTTTTGCCATTGAGCTTTCCGCCGCCAGGCCCGGTCATGTGGTGCTGGATATCGCCGGGGGGACTGGCGATCTGGCCAGGCAGTTTTCCCGTATCGTTGGCGAAACCGGGCGGGTGGTACTGGCGGATATCAATGAATCCATGTTGCGCGTCGGTCGGGATCGACTGACTGATCAGGGCATTGTTGGCAATATGGCGTTTGTCCAGGCCAATGCACAATGCCTGCCTTTCCCGGATAACACCTTTGACTGCATTACCATCTCTTTTGGTCTGCGTAATGTGACGGATAAGGATGCGGCACTTCGTTCTATGTGCCGGGTGTTAAAGCCGGGTGGCCGATTGCTGGTGCTTGAGTTTTCCAAAACCAACCATCCATTGCTGACCAGGGCTTACGATGCTTATTCGTTCAGTTTGCTGCCAATGATGGGCAAGCTGGTGGCCGGGGACTCCGAAAGTTATCAGTATCTGGCGGAAAGTATTCGCATGCATCCGGATCAGGAGACGCTGGAAGGCATGATGAAAGAGGCCGGGTTTGTCAATACGGCCTACCACAATATGACCGGCGGCATTGTGGCGCTGCATAAGGGAGTTAAGCCCTGATGGCCGACTCTGATAACAGCTCTTCTGACAGCTCTTTTGATAACATCGTCGTCAAGATGGGTTTGCTGGCCGCCCTTGAGCGTCAGGTCAATTCGCTGCTGGCTCTGGATCCGGTCACCATAAAAAAACTGTCGCACTGGTTTGGTAAGGTGGTGGCTTTTCAGTGCACTTCGCCGCAGTGGTTATGTTATGTCCACTTTGAGCATGACCGTATTCGTCTTGCCAGTACTCTTGGTGAAGAGCGCGAATATGCGGTGGATGCCACCTTTACAGGTTCCAGCGTTGCATTTGTCACACTGGCGACGCGCAGGAATCTGCCGTTTGCTGATGTTCCCGGGTTGAGTGTTTCTGGTGATAAGACACTGATTGCTGATTTGCAGCAGATTCACCAGCAGATGGAGCTGGACTGGGAAAGACCGCTTTGCCAGACCTTTGGTGATATCACCGGGCATATGATGGCCCGGGGGCTCCGCTTTGTCGGTGACCAGGGCCAGCGATGGCAGCAGCTGGTTATGGACAACCTCGGGGACTACCTTCAGGAAGAACTTCGCCTGATTCCGTCAAGGATTGAAGTGGAAAGCTTTGCGGAGGAAGTGAGGTGCCTGGCTGAGTCGATGGAGCGGCTTGAGGAGCAATGGCAAACCATACAACCTGCAAAAAATACATCTGATGCCAAATCGGGGGCCTGACGTTGATCCGTTTGTTGAAAATTGTCGCCGCTGTCGCCCGTAACCGGCTGGATAATCTGATTGATTCGGAGCGCTCACCGTTCTGGCTGCGCTGCCTGCTGGTTCTGCTGCCCTGGCGCTATGTTATCCGCAATAATGCTCCCCGGGGTGAGCGTGTTCGCCTCTCTCTGGAGGCGCTCGGGCCTATCTTTATCAAGTTTGGGCAAATCCTCTCAACCCGGCGGGACCTGTTGCCGGATGATGTCAGTGATGAGTTGTCCCGGCTTCAGGACGATGTGCCGCCGTTTCCCGCCGCCGAGGCGATTGGTATTATTGAGTCCAGCCTGGGCAGCGATGTTGATACCCTGTTTGCCCGTTTTGATCGTGAACCATTGGCTTCTGCCTCGGTTGCCCAGGTTCATACCGCTCAGCTGCATACCGGTGAAGAGGTGGTGGTCAAAGTGATTCGTCCGGGCATTGACCGGGTGATTCGCAAAGACATTGGCTTAATGTATCTGTTTGCCCGCGTGCTGATTGCTTTATCAAAAGACGCCCGTCGTTTGAGGCCGGTGGAAGTGGTGGCCGACTATGAACGTACCATTCTGGATGAGCTTGATCTGCTGCGGGAAGCGGCTAACTGTTCGCAGCTGCGACGTAACTTCCTGACCTCTCCCCTGTTGTTTGTGCCCCAGGTTTACTGGGATTATTGCCGCACAAAAGTGATGGTCGTTGAGCGGATTTACGGGGTGCCTGTTTCTGATATTGCCATGATGAAAGCACAGCATGTGGATATGAAAAAACTGGCAGAACGGGGGGTTGAAATATTCTTCACCCAGGTGTTTCGGGATCGTTTTTTCCATGCGGATATGCATCCGGGCAATATTTTTATTGATACCACCAATCCTGCCGAGCCCCGCTATATCGGGATCGACTGTGGCATTATCGGTACGCTTGAACCGGAAGATCAGCACTATCTGGCCAGCAACCTGCTGGCTTTCTTTCGGCGGGACTACCGCAAGGTTGCCCAGTTGCATGTGGATTCCGGCTGGGTGCCCAGAGATACGCCGGTAGGAGAGCTTGAAGCGGCGATTCGTACCGTCTGTGAACCGATCTTTGAAAAGCCCCTTAAGGATATCTCCTTCGGCCAGCTGCTGGTCAGGCTCTTTCAGGTGGCGCGCCGCTTTAATATGCAGGTTCAACCGCAGCTGGTGCTGCTGGAGAAGACATTATTGAATGTCGAGGGACTGGGGCGGCAGTTATACCCGGATCTGGATCTCTGGGCCACGGCTCAGCCTTATCTGGAAAAGTGGATGAAAGACCAGGTCAGCCCAACTGGCATTTTCTGCGATATTAAGGAGCAAAGTGCAGACTGGCTGCTAAGTGCTCCCGTGATGGCCCAGAGAGTGATGTCAACGGTGCGAACCCTGGTTGATCAGCAACAGGCGTTGCATCATCAGCAGGTGAGGGCGGAAAAACGCCAGCAAAAGCAGAGACGTTTTGGCGTTCTGTTACTTCTGGCAGGCGGGGTGTTGATGGTGACTTCAGGTTCCCTTTTTGTGGAAAAAGAGCTGCTGGATCAGACAATGGTTGGATTACTGGCTGTGGCAATGGGTGGGTGGCTGGTTGTTCGCTAAGAAGGTTGCCAGGTTACAACGTTGTTATGACAACCCCCGGGTCAGGCGCGAATTGGCCTATGAACTTTTTCTAATACCGGGGGTCAAATATTGTTATCCATCAGCTATCAGGAGTTGCCCCATGAATTCGGTTCCGGGTGGTTTTGTAAGCAGCGCCCAACCACCAGGCTACGGCGCTACTGAAGCTTCAGTTCCAGATGTGCCTGGACGTTTCTCGGGGCATGACGTCGTTGCTTCCCAGCCTTGTCACCTGTGTGCTGCGCCTCCGCCGTCCTACTCGGAAGCTATGAGGCAGACTCCACAGGCTTTTCCTGACCGTAATAAGCCTGTTCCTGACCGTAATAATGTGCTTTTGCTCAATAACGTCATGAGACAGATGAGAGAAGATGCTTTCCAGGTAGAGCGGCGTGCTAACGATAAAGGGTGTTGTGAACAGCTATTTGACAATGGTTGTTTAGGTGATCTTCTCCAAGCCTGTTGTGTTCATGCCTGCATGCTAACGTTGTCGTGTCTCTGCGGGAAGTAGGGATATGATATCTGATCAGCCGCGTCAGTATGTGAACAAATAAAATGATTGGATAGTGTTATGAAAACAACTCACTGGTTGGATGAGGTTCAGTGGAACGATGATGGCCTGGTGACAGCCATTGCCCAGGACCATAAAACCGCAGAGGTTTTGATGTTGGCCTGGATGAACCGGGAATCGCTGGAACTGACCCTGAAAGAACAGGTTGCCATTTACTGGTCCCGTTCAAGGGGCAGGCTATGGCGCAAGGGCGAAAGCTCTGGCCATACGCAACGGCTGGTAGAGTGCCGCCTTGACTGTGATGGCGATGCGATCCTGCTGAAAGTGGAACAAACAGGTGGCATTGCCTGTCATACAGGACGTAAGTCTTGCTTTTATCGTCGCCTCAGTGATAACTATGGAGACGCATCGTGGGATACCGAAGAGCCGGTGTTACAGGATCCGGCAACGATTTATGGACATCAGTAAAGGCTGTATTCTTTGCTGTAAATCATCCCACAGGTTAAAACATGAGCGATATAATCAAAAAATTGACTGAAGTATTAAGCAACCGCAGGCAAGCTGATCCGGATTCCTCTTATGTTGCACAGCTTCATAGCAAGGGACTGGACCATATTCTGAAAAAAGTGGGGGAAGAGTCAGCAGAAGTGCTGATTGCCGCCAAGGCATCAGAATATGACCATAATCGGGAGGCGGTTATTTATGAAACGGCTGATCTCTGGTTCCATACCATGGTCATGCTGTCCCATCTTGGGCTTGAGCCTGCTGATGTGTTGAATGAGCTGGATCGTCGTTTCGGGCTTTCCGGTATAGAAGAGAAAGCATCCCGCGGGTAACTGTCTTTCCCGACTTTTCCTGAACGTTTGTTGCAAAATAGCCACGCCCTTGGGAGCCTGTCGGACTTAAGCGTCCGTAGCGAGGATTGCGAGAAATTTTTAGACCAATTTATCGCAACCGCAGTAGGACAGTCTTAAGTCCGACA
It contains:
- the ubiB gene encoding ubiquinone biosynthesis regulatory protein kinase UbiB produces the protein MTLIRLLKIVAAVARNRLDNLIDSERSPFWLRCLLVLLPWRYVIRNNAPRGERVRLSLEALGPIFIKFGQILSTRRDLLPDDVSDELSRLQDDVPPFPAAEAIGIIESSLGSDVDTLFARFDREPLASASVAQVHTAQLHTGEEVVVKVIRPGIDRVIRKDIGLMYLFARVLIALSKDARRLRPVEVVADYERTILDELDLLREAANCSQLRRNFLTSPLLFVPQVYWDYCRTKVMVVERIYGVPVSDIAMMKAQHVDMKKLAERGVEIFFTQVFRDRFFHADMHPGNIFIDTTNPAEPRYIGIDCGIIGTLEPEDQHYLASNLLAFFRRDYRKVAQLHVDSGWVPRDTPVGELEAAIRTVCEPIFEKPLKDISFGQLLVRLFQVARRFNMQVQPQLVLLEKTLLNVEGLGRQLYPDLDLWATAQPYLEKWMKDQVSPTGIFCDIKEQSADWLLSAPVMAQRVMSTVRTLVDQQQALHHQQVRAEKRQQKQRRFGVLLLLAGGVLMVTSGSLFVEKELLDQTMVGLLAVAMGGWLVVR
- the ubiE gene encoding bifunctional demethylmenaquinone methyltransferase/2-methoxy-6-polyprenyl-1,4-benzoquinol methylase UbiE gives rise to the protein MTDSGKQKHDGTTHFGYRDVPESDKEGLVAGVFHSVASRYDVMNDLMSMGIHRLWKRFAIELSAARPGHVVLDIAGGTGDLARQFSRIVGETGRVVLADINESMLRVGRDRLTDQGIVGNMAFVQANAQCLPFPDNTFDCITISFGLRNVTDKDAALRSMCRVLKPGGRLLVLEFSKTNHPLLTRAYDAYSFSLLPMMGKLVAGDSESYQYLAESIRMHPDQETLEGMMKEAGFVNTAYHNMTGGIVALHKGVKP
- a CDS encoding phosphoribosyl-ATP diphosphatase; protein product: MSDIIKKLTEVLSNRRQADPDSSYVAQLHSKGLDHILKKVGEESAEVLIAAKASEYDHNREAVIYETADLWFHTMVMLSHLGLEPADVLNELDRRFGLSGIEEKASRG
- the hisI gene encoding phosphoribosyl-AMP cyclohydrolase, translated to MKTTHWLDEVQWNDDGLVTAIAQDHKTAEVLMLAWMNRESLELTLKEQVAIYWSRSRGRLWRKGESSGHTQRLVECRLDCDGDAILLKVEQTGGIACHTGRKSCFYRRLSDNYGDASWDTEEPVLQDPATIYGHQ
- a CDS encoding ubiquinone biosynthesis accessory factor UbiJ encodes the protein MADSDNSSSDSSFDNIVVKMGLLAALERQVNSLLALDPVTIKKLSHWFGKVVAFQCTSPQWLCYVHFEHDRIRLASTLGEEREYAVDATFTGSSVAFVTLATRRNLPFADVPGLSVSGDKTLIADLQQIHQQMELDWERPLCQTFGDITGHMMARGLRFVGDQGQRWQQLVMDNLGDYLQEELRLIPSRIEVESFAEEVRCLAESMERLEEQWQTIQPAKNTSDAKSGA